Proteins from a genomic interval of Sphingobacterium sp. SYP-B4668:
- a CDS encoding SusC/RagA family TonB-linked outer membrane protein, which produces MSFLKRKKGALWIALAMQVGVMMPAVNAIPFQRVSLDVKNEKLVDVFKKIKQQTNVSYLFDGQFGREANRVSIRVRNTELAELLPTIFKNQPFDYELNQGVIVIKEKTESDLPKVERIQQFVAGFVVNETGTPLVAASVQLIDGSKATQTDDKGYFSLATVSNTVSVRISYTGYEPKVVQIGLHEAPRIILNVQENLLEETVVVGYGTQRRSLVSSAVASLKIDDSNMRQVASPTRLLEGRVAGVNVSMGSGNLASGEKITIRGNSSISAGNNPLYVVDGVPINTSDMALFSFGESYSPLAAFNHADIESIEILKDAASAAIYGSRASNGVILITTKSGKAGRNDIRVNVTTGFSQFANKDKIKLSNSDQYLASYNQGVTNYNEQYGRQIGDSDYKVHIQNPFKGLPDTDWMGLILQTGYFQNYDAALSGGNTKTNYYFGLGMTDQSGVIKNNAIRKYNLNSKVSHKFSDWLEVGANNMGNFIKNNQVPGANLGSTIIARAIEQRPFDRPFKPNGDYYVGGTDELTRHNPLQILNEQDAYVDNYRYLGTYYGQANFLDHFTFRSSFSADIGYTYDYTYYNQKHPYGTGVGRLLDYNRLIQNLVFDNVLNYNNSFGDLTVSAMLGHSYQKQMSRSSSIDGRGFPTPSLQVISVASEIFAASGGLGEYALESYFGRGTFAYKDRYLMTATLRADGSSKFHRDNRWGYFPSLSFGWNISNEEFMEGNENDLKFRASYGVTGNQEGIGQYAYQALMSGGQNYGNESGISVSSFGNNDLRWEKADQYDVGFDVSFFKRKLNVVFDAYYKKTYDLLYSMPIHATTGMTSIVSNVGSMMNKGLELGINTNIPLGQVHWKSGLNIAHNTNRITSLLEDEAPIAIGSNRALKVGESIGAFYLFDWDGLYQYDGEVPQEQFELGVRAGDVRWRDLDGNNIINDNDRVIAGDSNPKLSGGWSNSFAYKGVQLDFLFTYAYGNDVYSEWKATGMANLGSNYTKDLTYIENAWTGPGTTNVYPRALVGLGHNTKNSTRFLDDGSFIRLRSLTLAYNFDKQLIKRARLNGLRVFATVDNLFLLTNYSGWDPEVNNNLDPRFYGVDLFGVPQPRTFSFGVNINL; this is translated from the coding sequence ATGAGTTTTTTGAAGAGAAAAAAGGGGGCTTTATGGATAGCCCTTGCCATGCAAGTGGGCGTGATGATGCCGGCAGTGAATGCGATACCATTTCAGCGGGTATCCTTAGACGTAAAAAATGAAAAATTGGTCGATGTTTTTAAGAAGATTAAGCAACAGACCAACGTTTCCTATTTGTTTGACGGACAGTTTGGTAGAGAGGCCAATCGGGTATCTATCCGCGTACGCAATACCGAGCTGGCCGAATTACTCCCTACGATTTTTAAAAATCAACCTTTTGACTATGAATTGAATCAAGGAGTGATTGTCATTAAGGAAAAGACAGAGTCGGATTTGCCAAAGGTCGAGCGTATCCAGCAATTTGTCGCGGGATTCGTGGTGAATGAAACGGGAACGCCACTCGTTGCGGCCTCTGTTCAATTGATTGACGGCTCTAAAGCAACCCAGACCGATGACAAGGGATACTTTAGCTTGGCTACCGTATCGAATACGGTGTCTGTACGTATTAGCTATACGGGCTATGAACCTAAAGTAGTACAGATTGGTCTACACGAAGCACCAAGGATTATCCTAAATGTACAGGAAAATCTGCTGGAAGAAACAGTGGTAGTGGGGTATGGTACACAGCGTAGGTCACTCGTGTCCAGTGCGGTAGCGAGTCTGAAGATTGACGACTCGAATATGAGGCAGGTGGCTAGTCCCACACGTCTATTGGAAGGACGGGTAGCCGGTGTAAATGTTTCGATGGGATCAGGCAACCTTGCTTCGGGTGAAAAGATTACCATCAGAGGCAATTCATCCATCAGTGCTGGGAATAACCCCTTGTATGTGGTAGACGGCGTACCGATCAATACATCGGATATGGCCTTGTTTAGTTTTGGTGAGTCTTATAGCCCCTTGGCTGCATTCAATCATGCAGATATCGAGTCGATAGAGATATTGAAGGATGCGGCCTCAGCTGCGATATATGGCTCTAGAGCCAGCAATGGGGTGATTCTGATAACCACAAAATCCGGAAAAGCAGGCCGAAACGATATACGGGTCAATGTGACAACAGGTTTTAGCCAATTTGCCAACAAGGATAAAATAAAGCTCAGCAACTCAGATCAATATTTGGCAAGCTATAACCAAGGTGTTACCAATTATAATGAACAGTATGGGCGTCAAATAGGGGATTCGGACTATAAAGTGCATATACAAAATCCCTTTAAAGGACTTCCGGATACAGATTGGATGGGATTGATATTACAGACGGGGTATTTTCAAAATTATGATGCTGCATTATCTGGTGGTAATACCAAAACCAACTATTACTTTGGCTTAGGGATGACAGACCAATCTGGCGTGATTAAGAACAACGCCATTCGTAAGTATAATCTGAATTCAAAGGTGAGCCACAAATTTTCGGATTGGTTGGAAGTGGGTGCTAATAATATGGGGAATTTTATCAAAAATAATCAAGTTCCGGGAGCCAATTTAGGCTCTACCATTATAGCACGTGCTATCGAGCAACGTCCTTTTGACCGCCCTTTCAAACCGAATGGGGACTATTATGTGGGCGGGACCGACGAACTGACGCGTCACAATCCGTTACAGATTTTGAATGAACAGGATGCCTATGTAGACAATTATAGATACTTAGGTACGTATTATGGTCAAGCTAATTTCTTGGATCATTTTACTTTTAGGTCTTCTTTTAGTGCAGATATAGGCTATACCTACGATTATACGTACTATAATCAAAAACATCCCTATGGGACAGGAGTAGGCCGATTATTGGACTACAATCGATTGATTCAAAATTTGGTTTTTGATAACGTCTTGAATTATAATAATTCTTTTGGAGACTTGACGGTATCGGCCATGTTGGGCCATTCGTATCAAAAGCAGATGAGTCGCTCTTCGTCTATCGATGGTAGGGGCTTTCCAACACCTTCGCTACAAGTCATCTCAGTCGCTTCTGAAATATTTGCCGCTAGCGGTGGGCTGGGCGAGTACGCGTTGGAGTCCTATTTTGGACGAGGTACATTTGCCTATAAAGATCGGTATCTGATGACAGCTACATTACGTGCTGATGGTTCATCTAAATTCCACCGTGACAATCGTTGGGGCTATTTCCCTTCCTTGTCTTTTGGATGGAATATCTCGAATGAGGAATTTATGGAGGGCAATGAGAATGACCTGAAATTCAGGGCAAGTTATGGCGTCACCGGCAATCAGGAGGGTATAGGGCAGTATGCTTATCAGGCATTGATGTCAGGTGGACAAAATTATGGTAATGAGTCCGGTATATCAGTTTCGTCTTTCGGGAACAATGATCTCCGTTGGGAAAAAGCAGATCAGTATGATGTAGGATTTGACGTATCGTTCTTTAAAAGGAAGCTGAATGTGGTATTTGATGCTTATTACAAAAAGACCTATGACCTCCTTTACAGTATGCCTATCCATGCCACCACAGGGATGACAAGTATTGTGAGTAATGTTGGCTCTATGATGAACAAGGGGCTTGAACTTGGAATCAATACGAATATACCGCTAGGCCAGGTACATTGGAAATCAGGGTTGAATATTGCGCACAATACCAATCGCATCACTTCGCTCTTGGAGGATGAAGCCCCTATTGCGATAGGTAGTAATAGGGCACTTAAGGTAGGAGAGAGTATTGGGGCCTTTTATCTTTTTGATTGGGATGGATTATACCAATATGATGGGGAAGTGCCACAGGAGCAGTTTGAACTGGGTGTTCGCGCTGGAGATGTCCGTTGGAGAGATTTGGATGGCAACAATATTATCAATGATAACGATCGTGTAATAGCTGGTGACTCAAATCCCAAATTATCCGGCGGCTGGAGTAATTCATTCGCATACAAGGGGGTTCAGCTTGACTTCTTATTTACCTACGCTTATGGCAACGATGTGTATTCAGAATGGAAAGCCACAGGTATGGCAAATCTGGGGTCCAATTATACAAAAGATTTGACCTATATAGAAAATGCATGGACAGGTCCGGGGACCACGAATGTATATCCTAGGGCTTTGGTAGGATTGGGGCATAATACCAAAAATTCAACACGTTTCTTGGATGATGGTTCGTTTATTCGTCTACGGTCATTGACCCTCGCTTATAATTTTGATAAACAATTGATTAAACGGGCTAGACTGAATGGTTTGCGTGTGTTTGCGACAGTGG